One part of the Anopheles coustani chromosome 2, idAnoCousDA_361_x.2, whole genome shotgun sequence genome encodes these proteins:
- the LOC131263928 gene encoding ras-related and estrogen-regulated growth inhibitor gives MTTRGIRRKKSYLAEIKVAVIGAPCVGKSALTVRFLTKRYIGEYDHQAENRHKYEIMVDGEAVLCEIWDTCPKVRPSCMDSVQWADGLLLVYSITDRDSFNYIRRAKEELAGDTPVALVGNKVDMVHLRQVSTDEGEILAKDFECKFFEISAAEHVYQVAEAFLELCREVLTAKRKSKQSFIDKIDRMLSGSRTYNRGKSDSISPKD, from the exons ATGACCACCAGAGGCATTAGGAGGAAAAAGTCGTACCTGGCGGAGATCAAGGTAGCCGTGATCGGAGCACCTTGCGTCGGGAAAAGCG ctCTCACGGTTAGATTTCTCACCAAACGATACATAGGGGAATACGATCATCAGGCAG AAAATCGACACAAGTATGAAATCATGGTCGACGGCGAAGCGGTCCTGTGTGAGATTTGGGATACCTGTCCAAAGGTAAGACCCAGTTGCATGGAT TCGGTACAGTGGGCAGACGGGCTACTGCTGGTGTACTCCATCACCGACCGGGACTCGTTCAACTACATTCGCAGGGCGAAAGAGGAACTGGCCGGCGACACACCGGTCGCGCTCGTCGGCAACAAGGTGGACATGGTGCACCTGCGGCAGGTCAGCACGGACGAGGGCGAGATCCTGGCGAAGGACTTTGAGTGCAAGTTTTTCGAAATCTCCGCCGCCGAACATGTGTACCAGGTGGCCGAAGCATTCCTCGAGCTGTGCCGTGAGGTGCTGACGGCAAAGCGCAAGTCGAAGCAGAGCTTCATCGACAAGATTGACCGCATGCTGAGCGGCTCGCGGACGTACAATCGCGGAAAAAGTGATAGCATATCGCCGAAGGATTGA